The following proteins are encoded in a genomic region of Gossypium hirsutum isolate 1008001.06 chromosome D05, Gossypium_hirsutum_v2.1, whole genome shotgun sequence:
- the LOC107902982 gene encoding uncharacterized protein has translation MATITTECTITNDAGHNLVLSSSNYETAAETIKKAETTTFTLTMPAIYLNAAPVYEVGSSLRWIIFWTTDNQVSTKMFKINDPPDWKKVANNLISHHKSEDRLISGDFQYTAWASIESQPNSNGQVLTANIYATAHKPRPTLPMVIRMGTIFIFFYILIILQPKYDEIYK, from the exons ATGGCTACTATTACCACTGAGTGCACTATTACAAATGATGCTGGCCACAATCTAGTATTGAGTTCGTCCAACTACGAAACTGCTGCGGAAACGATCAAGAAAGCAGAAACAACAACTTTTACGCTGACTATGCCAGCCATCTATCTGAACGCAGCTCCTGTGTATGAAGTTGGTTCTAGCCTCAGGTGGATCATTTTTTGGACCACTGATAATCAG GTCTCTACTAAGATGTTCAAAATTAATGACCCCCCTGATTGGAAAAAAGTTGCAAACAATCTTATATCCCACCACAAGAGCGAAGATCGGCTTATTTCTGGCGATTTTCAATACACCGCATGGGCAAGTATTGAATCACAACCAAATTCTAACGGTCAAGTATTAACCGCCAATATCTACGCCACTGCCCACAAGCCACGGCCGACGTTGCCGATGGTGATCCGCATGGGCACTATATTTATCttcttttatattcttattaTCCTTCAACCAAAATACGatgaaatatataaatga